CAGGCAAGAagccggcgaggaggaggaggaggaggaggaggccggtgctggcagccccaccggcggtggggtggggggctcaGGGCACCCCGAGGGGCACCCTTTGGGGGCCCCCCCATGGACTCCTAAGTGCTCGCCCCGAACTTCGCCGGCATGGCCAAAACCAGCTCCCTGCACTGCCGGGTGGTGGAGGGGAAGGACCTGCCCGCCAAGGACGTGTGAgtggctgggggcggggggggggggggtgtctacagcccgcccccccccccccccccaattttccgctgtccccccctcccccgggagACGTGGAGGGGAGGGGAATGGTTGCCCTGGGtgctctgctctccctgtctttttgGGGGTCCCTGCTTGCACCCGTTGGACCAaagggggggtctgggggtggcaggggactgCCAGCCCTCttagccccccccccgccccaaagctgTATGAGCCCCCCAACCCCTTGGGCATCACCTTGCGGGGTGGGCACGGGTTGCCCCCCCCACGGCTGTGGGGAGGAcctgggggggggcacagcctcCCTGCACCTGCACGTACCTGCTGGGCATCTGCACCCTTTGAGGGGGGGGGATGAGCTGGGggcggcaggggagggaaggcagaacccctgcccgctcctgccccacGGATACGCCTCAGCGGAGCTGGCAGTGCCAGGCTCCTCCGGATGTGCCAGCCTGGCACCACCGGTCGCTCCCAGGGCCGGGCAGCTGGGGACGGCTGCAGGCAGCGGGGccaccctgcctcagtttccccaccagGCGGGGGGGTCCTGGTGCCATGCTGGTTGCCCCGCTCGGGgccgaggcgggggggtgggtgggcacAGTGAGGTGATCCAGACCCACCAACATGGTGGCAAGGTGCCCAGTGCCCCTTGGGGGCCATCCGGGGGATGCAGCCAGGACATTCCCGTCCCCCGTCCCATGGCTGGGACAGAGCGGGGGTGTCACCTCCCTCGCCCCACTGGGGGTCTGTCCCCTTGTTCGAGCACCTCCCGTCACCCCCTGAGTCCAACAGCTGGGTATTTGGTGCTCCAGCATCCCCCTGGGCACGCGGGGctggcacccctgggtgctgctcCGGCTGCCGTAGACGAGCAGGCAGGGGGCTTTGCTCCCGGTAGAAGACCCCCAGATCCGGTCCCCGTCCCCTGCGTCCCGTCCTCCCCCGCGGAAGGGGTTAAGCCAGGGCTGGGCCCGGGGCCAGCCCGGTGTCACCCTGACACAGTGGGTTGCTGCAGAAACTCAGGCTTGGCCGTGCTGTTGGCAGGCCACCAGTACCCAcgggtggggggcacagggagggggacGGTGGCTCAGGGTGGCCCGCAGTGGGGTCCCCCAGCTCGAGGAGCACCGGGAAAAGGTGTCATCCCCATCTCGGTGTCAGCTGGGGGGGGGTCGGGCTGAGACCGGGCAACTCATCTCACCCTCTGGGGCTGGTGGGGTTTGAAGTGATGTTTGGATCTggccccctgagcccccccagcagcagcccctgagGACGAGTGGGACCCTCGGGTGGGACCCCCAGCTGGGACCCCCAGCTGGGACCCCCAGCTGTGGGGCTGACCCCACGCATCTTCAtcccctgcccagctctggctcCAGCGATCCCTACTGCGTGGTCAAGGTGGACAATGAGGTGGTGGCCAGGTATGAGGGGGGGGGTGACACCGtgccagcccagggaggggacGGGTGCCCCCCCTGGGGGTGCAGCCACCTCTCTCGTCACCGGCAGGACGGCCACGGTGTGGAAGAGCCTGAACCCTTTTTGGGGTGAGGAATACACCCTGCGCCTGCCCCGCGGCTTCCGCAACCTCGCCGTCTACGTGCTGGATGAAGACACCATCGGGTAAGGGGGGACAACAGGGACAAGGGGTGGGGTGGCACCCTGAAGGGTGGCACGTCCCCCTCGGTGGCCTCAGCGCCCGCCGTGTCTCTGCCCTCGCAGGCAGGACGACGTTATCGGCAAGGTCTCGCTCAGCCGCCAGCAGATCTCGGCCGAGCCGCGGGGTGAGtggggggcacggcggggggggtggggggtggtttgCAAGGGGACAGTGGGGTCCTGGCACCACGGGTGGCCCACCCCGTCCCCCTCGGCAGGCGTTGACAGCTGGCTCAGCCTGGCGCCTGTGCACCCCGACGAGGAGGTGCAGGGGGAGATCCACCTGGAGCTGCGGGTCCCCGAGCGGGGCCACCCGCGGGTGCTGCGCTGCCACCTCATCGAGGCCAGGTAGGGGATGGGGGTGGCGGGGGCACGGGGGTGGTGTGACCACCCTCCCGGGGGTCTTATTTTCGACTGGTGGGTTCTCAGCggcgggaggggatggggacgggggcgGCACAGTTCTTGTCCTCCCCTTGCTGTGTCCTGCTTGGGGACAGCGCGATGCCAACCCGCGTGCGCCGCCGCCACCGTTGGGGGTCTCAGCGGGGAAGGAGCTGCCTCAGGCACTGCCAGCCCCGCTCGGGGACAGGGGGACaaggggcagagctgggtggCCCTCTGGGGTGCCTGGGGACGGTCCCTGGCAGACCAGCTGGCTTTCGTGCCACGTTTGCCCCCTTTGGCTtcaaaactgggggggggggggcaatggggggggAAAACTGAGGCCCACCCCGCACTCTgcatgtgcatgcgtgtgcatgcgtgtgcatgcgtgtgcatgtgtgccCACACGCGTGTGGCTGCCAGACGGCAGGCTGCTGGCAGCGGAGCAGGCAGCATCCCGCTGCCATGGCAACCAAAGCGGGTACCAAGGCAACGGGATggccatggggacagccaggagggacagcagagaccccctcccacccacccccactgTTCCATTTGGCCCCCAGGgactggaggaggaagggattgGGGGCAGGAGCGCTGGGGCACGGGGTCCCACTCTCACCAGCATCCCCCCGGCACCCCAACCAGTGCCCCCAGGCGGGCTGGGGGAaaagggggacatgggggtggcagggaccaTGCCGGCACAGAGGGGTCCCCTGCCCGCTGTGCCCCTGctgacccccacctccccacagggACCTGGCCCCCCGGGACCCCTCGGGCACCTCGGACCCCTTCGCCCGGGTGTCGTGCTGCGGGCACACGTTGGAGACAGCCGTGAGtcggggtgctgggtgctgggacGCAGCGGTGCGGGCACCTCGTTGttgtccccccccctccgccccccgcagCCACTGtggtgtccccgtccccggcAGGTGATTAAGAAAACCCGTTTCCCGCACTGGGACGAGGTGCTGGAGTTCGAGCTGGCGGAGGGCGAGCCGGGGGAGGCCGTGCTGAGCGTGGAGGTGTGGGACTGGGACATCGTGGGCAAGAACGACTTCTTGGGACGGGTGAGGACCTCAGGGCCCGGGTCCCGGGGGAACCTCCAGACCCCTATCGCCTCCCCGCATTGGGGTCCGGGTGACCATGGGTCAGGCCCCACGGGGATGGGGGGGCCAGGGGTATGTGGACACGCTGAGCTGGGGGCAGTGCCACATCCTGCATGTCCCGGGCTCTCCCCCGAGGAGGGGTCCCAGCCGGTGGGGGAAGCAGGGTGCAGCACAGGATGCTGGTGCCTGCACCCCCCCAGCTCAGACCCTGCCTGCGCGCCCCCCCCCAGATTGAGTTCCCCCTGGACACCATCTGCAGGGCCCCCACCAAGGGCTGGTTccagctcctgcccttccccagcaccaccGAGACCCTCGGGTGAGTGCGGGCATCTGTGCCCAGGGCAGCACGGGGTGCTCCCCCCCCGGCAACATCCCGGCCCGGAGGgagccagggtgatgggggggtggtgggtgcaAGCTCCACCTGAGCCCCTCCCGTGTCGTTGCAGGGGGCAGCTGGGTGCCCTGCGGTTGGCGGTGCGGCTGGTGGAGGACAGGGTCCTGCCCCCCCACTACTACCAGCCCCTCATCCAGCTCCTCACCGAGCCCATCCTCTACCCCGGccaggtgggtgctgtggggacCCTCAGGGGCGGCCGGGGACCACCCCGGTGTGGGGATCTTTCCgtgcccaccctgccctccccacagTCCCCCGCTGGCACTGCCCTGGCCATCCTGGAGGAGGTGACCTCAGGGGAGAGCCGGCAGGACGTGGCCACCAAGCTGGTGAAGATCTtcttggggcaggggctggccgTGCCCCTCCTGGACTATCTCACCACCCGCGAGCTGGCCAGGACCAGTAAGTGCCAGGGCCAGGGGCACCATCTGCACCCACCCAGCCAGGAAACTGGGTTGCCAGGGTCCCCCCAAACCCTCATGGGGAGAAGAGTGGGGCCACCAAGAGGGAGGCGCGTGTCCCTGGGGTTGGGCACACCAGGGACAGCTGGGGCATCACCCCATGCCCACCTCACTACGGCCTCTGCGCTCTTCCAGCGGACCCCAACACCCTCTTCCGTTCCAACTCGCTGGCCTCCAAGTCtgtggagcagttcatgaaggtGAGCATGGGAGGTGACACCAGCCGGGTTCCAGCTGCGCCCTCCCATGATGGCATCGGGGCAGAGAGCTGGGTTGTGTCCCAGCAGAACATCTAGGGACACTTTGGGGACAAAGATGGAGACTTCCCATCCCTTGCAGGTGGTGGGGCTGCCCTACCTGCACGAGGTCCTGAAGCCCGTGGTGAACCGCATCTTTGAGGAGAAGAAGTACGTGGAGCTGGATCCCGGCAAGATGGATCTGAGCCGCAGCAGGCGAGTGCGGGGGGATGGCTGGGGGGGGCACAGTGGCACATCCCAAGCCATCCCCATCCTGATATCCCCTGCGGGAGGGGGTCACCCATTGCTGCTGAGCCTGTGGGTCACCTCAATGGCTTTTAGCCAACTTGGGTGTCCCTGGGCATGGGGTGCCCCCTGACCCAGCGATGTCCCTGCAGGAGGATCTCCTTCAAGGGGTCCCTGTCGGAGGCACGGGTGCGGGAGAGCAGCCTGGAGCTGCTGAAGGGCTACCTGGGGGACATCGTCGATGCCATCGTGGGCTCGGTGGAGAAGTGTCCCCTCCTCATGAGGGTGGCCTTCAAGCAGCTCCGCAGGCGGGTGGA
This genomic window from Rissa tridactyla isolate bRisTri1 unplaced genomic scaffold, bRisTri1.patW.cur.20221130 scaffold_573, whole genome shotgun sequence contains:
- the RASAL1 gene encoding rasGAP-activating-like protein 1 — protein: MAKTSSLHCRVVEGKDLPAKDVSGSSDPYCVVKVDNEVVARTATVWKSLNPFWGEEYTLRLPRGFRNLAVYVLDEDTIGQDDVIGKVSLSRQQISAEPRGVDSWLSLAPVHPDEEVQGEIHLELRVPERGHPRVLRCHLIEARDLAPRDPSGTSDPFARVSCCGHTLETAVIKKTRFPHWDEVLEFELAEGEPGEAVLSVEVWDWDIVGKNDFLGRIEFPLDTICRAPTKGWFQLLPFPSTTETLGGQLGALRLAVRLVEDRVLPPHYYQPLIQLLTEPILYPGQSPAGTALAILEEVTSGESRQDVATKLVKIFLGQGLAVPLLDYLTTRELARTTDPNTLFRSNSLASKSVEQFMKVVGLPYLHEVLKPVVNRIFEEKKYVELDPGKMDLSRSRRISFKGSLSEARVRESSLELLKGYLGDIVDAIVGSVEKCPLLMRVAFKQLRRRVEERFPSAQHEEVRYFSISGFLFLRFFAPAVLTPKLFSLREQHADPRTGRTLLLLAKALQSIGNLGLQLGQGKEPWMAPLHAVLLPSVTRVKAFLDGLVAVESTEAGEGPVPLALFQPSGTIKEGYLHTRTAGGATLLPRFAFKKRYFWLSAEALTYSKSPEWQVRCSIPVSRMRAVERVDEGTFQHPHVMQIVAQDGAGQLHTTYIQCKSAQELWQWLWAVRQASSANEEAMLPTCHPGTFRAGRWTCCLQPTCTAPGCSRTHSTVALGEWSDPLDPAAAAQTLYGHLRRAGARLRATGAGGPEVNTASEPPGPGQAGGPVGGRLQAVLRDLDIAHDAFARQDGAPSPPEPPIPPPAPAT